GATTTGTATGAAACGGACCAACTGAAATTCTCCATGCATGAAatggaggaaattttttttccaaaatatgaagtcggtttgtagtcaaatctgagtttgaacctaaattgccccttctatgaatttaagttgccccttTTATGAACTTAAATTGCCCATTCTATGAATTTCCTgagtattcaattttttgagcatttcttcaatcttcttactattttttttattttctgagaaatttgaAATCTAGGTTACTTGtagatttgaatttttaaagtattttgaaattagtgtattttgggtaattttttagaaagagaaatgatagagaaaataagatgTATGTTTTCTAGCATCTActttatacttttgcttttagattcCAGGAATTGctacttgaaattttttgtttggttttacttgaaaatgtgaagaagtTATGCTACTAGCTAATTAAGAGGCAACTTAAATTTATAAAAGGGACAATTTaagttcatagaaggggcaacttaaattcatagaagggaTAACTTAGGTTCAAACTTATATTTGACTACAAACTAACTTcatgttttgggaatttttttcctccgtttcatgcaTAGAGAATTTCAGTTGGTTCGTTTCATGCAAATCTGCAAGTAACCCAAATCccaaatttctcagaaaataataaaaatggtaaggagattgaagaaatgctcaagaaattgaatatCCAGAAAGTTTATGGAAGAGGCAACAGTTCATAGAAGAGGCAACATAGATCCATAGAACGGGCaatttaaatttataaaatgGGCAACTTAGGAAACCCAGATTCAGACTCCATGTATGGGGCatattttttcctccgtttcatgtatggggaattttttttcttccgttccatatttatgcaattttgaaaaaacctctccatgATTTAAGCATTATTTACCCCTTTTTCCACTTATATACAATTTCCCCTTTTTAAAATGAAACTATTTTAAACAAGTACTCTTCAGATCCAAATGGTTTGTTCCTCACGCAAAAGTTATACTCCAATATATGAATACATAAATAAAATAGtggaaatttaaaaatagacaaacaattggCGACGGGGagagtattattattattattttattattatatagTGCGAGAACATTGCCGGCCCAGATTAAAACAGAGCACCctctgttctttttttctatcTCCCTTCTATactccattttctctctctagaaagatGAGTGACTTTCAAGTTTGAAGCCTCAAGAGTGTTATTAGCTATCAGCAATGAAGAAGAAGCTCTTCCTCTGTTTCCGACCGATCGCGGTCAAAATAGAGACGAAATCCGTCGGCCCTGATTCCTTCGATGACCGTATTTCCTCCACTCCTGCCACACCCGCTAAAAGTAGAAGTCCCAAGACTTGTTTCCTTAAGAAATCCCCCGTTTCCGCCGTCGAAAGGTCGAGATTTTCGGAGAAGGAAATTTCGGAGAAGAAAAGGGTAAGAAGCAAGTCCTTCTCCGGGTTTGCCCTGTTAGAAATTTCCTTGGTTAGTCGAAGTCCAAACTTCATCTGCTATGGTTTATGCATCTTTATAGATATGTGCCTGTTTGCAAAAAATTCTGAGAGCATATTTtgagattctttttttttttaatcgtaattttttagattttgacTTCGAAAAATCTGCACTAAAACCTGCAGTGCAGTGTTTATTGCAGATTTTGGAAATAACTTCTAATATCActagtttttttaaaacacatctACGACGCAGACAAACTCCTCATTTTCTTGAAccggggatggtgctgtgcacaAAGCGCCGTGCTCTCCCTCACGTTTTCCATACGTTCAGACTTTCTCTTATCGCGAATCGATAAGAGACAAATATGATTAAACGGGACAAAATTTTCTACATGCAGTGCATAGTACGGATACCGCGCTTGTTTAATTTCACTGTTTCATACCCTACCCTGATGCAGTTTTGATGTCTGTTAACAGAAGAAGAAAGCTGGTGAAAAGAAAGCTAGTATTAAAATCGTTGAGGATTCAAGAATCAGTGATTCAAGCAAAAGGGATGCCCTTTTTTCACACGCGGCACCCAAATCATCACCACCCACTTTATCCTCTTCTTCGACGAATTCATTGCCCACCCCGAAAACCCCGTCCGAAGGAAAC
The sequence above is drawn from the Rhododendron vialii isolate Sample 1 chromosome 6a, ASM3025357v1 genome and encodes:
- the LOC131330581 gene encoding uncharacterized protein LOC131330581, which codes for MKKKLFLCFRPIAVKIETKSVGPDSFDDRISSTPATPAKSRSPKTCFLKKSPVSAVERSRFSEKEISEKKRVRSKSFSGFALLEISLKKKAGEKKASIKIVEDSRISDSSKRDALFSHAAPKSSPPTLSSSSTNSLPTPKTPSEGNKDFPTEPSTPLTQKKHIIHQGHRKSETTVINGLRNSYEGMLLILVNLVITVFYGRLCAVLFSCLFLYSICRLRNSKRLVEPAEKVAVAAETVERDYRKRVIMEGLLQRNNHHHHQRRGH